In Terriglobus sp. TAA 43, a single window of DNA contains:
- a CDS encoding acyl-CoA desaturase, whose product MFATQGAIAAGPDAEDLVPPEDAASSAIEAASASSFPKVLRRRLERFFADADLSPKANPAMWGKIAIGMAVLAGSWIALYVLHPAAWAFFALYVLGGLAQTFLLLNIAHDSNHNAISSRPAINKSLNYVFDLCGISSYMWRILHHRGHHSCINLHGEDDAIEGRGLFRFTPHTPRTPLHRFQHIYALFLYALFSLEYVFVRDFQSFFAPAHDYLTRTKHPLREYVILFAGKAFYLTYMLVLPIVVMHESPWLVFASFFAVHLVVGISVVLVFQTTHVIEDTYFPLHRDEFENGVYHVFATTADYATENPLVGWLVGGLNHHVVHHLCPYVCHTHYAPLTRIVKETAEEFGVPYRQHRTMTTAVWHHLMLLKQLGNEN is encoded by the coding sequence ATGTTTGCAACGCAAGGGGCGATTGCTGCGGGGCCGGACGCAGAAGATCTTGTGCCGCCCGAAGACGCCGCATCGTCGGCGATTGAGGCAGCAAGCGCGTCTTCCTTCCCAAAAGTCCTGCGCCGAAGGCTGGAAAGATTCTTTGCGGACGCGGATCTTTCTCCTAAAGCGAACCCAGCGATGTGGGGAAAGATCGCCATTGGAATGGCCGTCCTCGCAGGCAGTTGGATCGCTCTCTACGTGCTCCATCCAGCTGCTTGGGCGTTTTTTGCTCTCTACGTTTTGGGCGGTCTGGCGCAGACCTTTCTTTTGTTGAATATCGCCCATGACAGCAACCACAATGCGATTTCATCACGCCCGGCGATCAACAAGAGCCTGAACTACGTCTTCGATCTCTGCGGCATCAGCTCGTATATGTGGCGTATCCTGCACCATCGGGGCCACCACTCCTGCATCAATCTGCACGGCGAAGACGATGCGATCGAGGGACGCGGTCTGTTTCGTTTTACGCCGCATACCCCTCGCACTCCCTTACACCGCTTTCAGCATATCTACGCGCTGTTTCTGTATGCGTTGTTCTCTCTGGAGTACGTGTTCGTCCGCGACTTCCAAAGCTTCTTCGCCCCGGCTCACGATTACTTGACGCGGACGAAGCACCCTCTGCGTGAGTACGTCATACTCTTCGCGGGTAAGGCTTTTTACCTTACGTACATGCTCGTGCTGCCCATCGTGGTGATGCACGAGTCGCCGTGGCTGGTGTTTGCGTCGTTCTTCGCCGTCCACCTTGTCGTTGGCATCAGCGTCGTGCTCGTCTTCCAAACGACGCACGTCATAGAAGATACGTATTTTCCATTGCATCGCGATGAGTTCGAAAACGGTGTGTATCACGTGTTCGCGACAACCGCGGATTATGCGACGGAGAACCCGCTTGTGGGCTGGCTTGTGGGCGGCCTGAATCATCATGTTGTCCACCATTTGTGCCCATACGTATGTCACACCCACTATGCTCCGCTAACGCGGATTGTGAAGGAAACCGCCGAGGAATTCGGTGTGCCATACCGTCAACACCGGACCATGACCACTGCGGTCTGGCACCACCTGATGCTGCTGAAGCAGTTGGGCAACGAAAACTGA
- a CDS encoding protein kinase encodes MQSSRWEIVNRIFDEAVGLSPELRRDYLASITHADISLLEEVEAMLRADEEASSFLKEPAFAPFVEAVAEFHDRVPPGAVFADRFEIRRFIAEGGMGQVYEAFDLELGIAIALKLIRDQFDLSAEALDRFRREVTLARRITHPNVCRTYDVGRARSRGLDIIFFTMELLDGITLRERLGNGKPIPVEEALVIAGEVAAGIEWAHQLGIVHRDLKPANIMIMRKCDGGRRAVVMDFGLARTQRPALDSSNSRLLPELSRSLLPIGTLPYMAPEQIEGLAACPATDTYALAIIMLEMVSGKRVFGSANPLSGIGDRLRGHVPLATLLPEDAPAHWVEVFTEALRPNPAERTMLPRQLVKSLEAASIVPHAGVAAGSSQDMTLAMQTPPSRRRAIAMGFIAIAFISMALFIWLGRLVKTERPSSVAQGALVYVAPTQDDRVSQRGGAFDELLHAALTQSTQIRLLDRDRLLGVLRTMNKRDDEQIDTPTAREIAMRAGAVRIIFPSLRSDSHGEMLEIRIEQPDQSPHRARSAWSRSFPWSPSVVGEKISPGVLEAVRSAGDWIRAKSGESSEDIARLDVPPEDATTSDWAALEEYTRADRALDARQREDGIHALERATKIDPHFALAFARLGDQRIAAGQLTEGLAAYSQAISTTDRERLTRREMDRVRGMYALDTLDHLAAEEQFRDLTAFYPNDWRAWFYREGPLLRLGRTAEAIDCMKRAWALRPGDASIAFHLGFDMLIAGDANQARIWAKAMQKSESNLLSHQLLGQIDAIEGNELGARTHFAAVRQLGGAEQTYWSTLLLSHLEAEHGRFGLAAEVLTKGESEMLGGDGGNRARLQLQRAALVCMHTEGHGCVSDLAKALGQDHSPEPLRIASIALAQYGTRSAGADVTAAERLLRRMRRDLPLDQPGPLFVMARLQIDGTLALLKHHCAIALDDFRNEDRMGDVLESRVYRGQAAEACATWEKDPVRAASFRKEAAESYARVAFHPTSVWFHASLLPPGAYTDQLERWIKLASDGDRRKAEARTRLATFRPR; translated from the coding sequence ATGCAGAGCAGTCGTTGGGAAATCGTAAATCGGATCTTCGACGAAGCGGTCGGGCTTTCTCCCGAACTGCGTAGAGATTATCTGGCGTCGATTACCCATGCAGATATTTCGCTACTCGAAGAGGTGGAGGCAATGCTGCGCGCCGATGAGGAGGCGAGTTCCTTTTTAAAGGAGCCAGCATTTGCTCCGTTCGTCGAGGCTGTCGCAGAGTTTCACGATAGAGTTCCTCCTGGGGCGGTGTTTGCAGATCGCTTCGAGATACGCCGCTTCATCGCCGAAGGCGGCATGGGCCAGGTGTATGAAGCTTTCGATCTCGAGCTCGGCATTGCAATTGCGCTCAAACTCATTCGTGACCAGTTCGACCTGTCTGCGGAAGCGCTGGATCGTTTCCGTCGCGAAGTCACCCTGGCGCGGCGTATCACGCACCCAAATGTCTGTCGAACGTATGATGTCGGGCGTGCGCGCAGCCGGGGGCTGGACATCATCTTCTTCACGATGGAGCTGCTGGACGGGATTACATTGCGTGAACGCCTCGGCAATGGAAAGCCAATACCCGTTGAAGAAGCGCTCGTGATCGCTGGAGAGGTAGCCGCCGGAATCGAGTGGGCACATCAGCTTGGTATTGTGCACCGCGATCTCAAACCCGCGAACATCATGATCATGCGGAAATGTGACGGCGGCAGGCGGGCCGTGGTCATGGATTTCGGTTTGGCGAGGACGCAGCGGCCAGCGTTAGACTCCAGCAACTCGCGTTTGCTTCCCGAACTCTCCCGGTCACTTCTTCCCATCGGAACGTTGCCGTATATGGCACCGGAACAGATTGAAGGGTTGGCTGCTTGTCCCGCCACAGATACATACGCGCTGGCGATCATCATGCTAGAGATGGTTTCTGGGAAACGAGTTTTCGGAAGCGCGAATCCTCTCAGTGGAATCGGCGACAGGCTTCGAGGCCACGTTCCGTTGGCCACGCTCCTTCCTGAGGATGCACCGGCTCATTGGGTGGAGGTATTCACAGAAGCGCTTCGACCCAATCCGGCGGAGCGGACGATGTTGCCTAGGCAGCTTGTGAAGTCGCTGGAAGCTGCTTCGATCGTTCCACATGCAGGTGTGGCAGCAGGGTCTAGTCAAGACATGACGCTCGCGATGCAAACGCCGCCGAGTCGTCGACGCGCGATAGCAATGGGATTCATTGCTATTGCATTCATATCGATGGCCCTTTTCATCTGGCTGGGACGCCTTGTAAAGACAGAGAGACCATCCTCAGTCGCTCAGGGGGCACTTGTGTACGTGGCACCAACTCAAGACGATCGAGTTTCCCAGCGGGGTGGTGCTTTCGACGAACTACTTCATGCAGCACTCACGCAATCGACCCAAATTCGGTTGCTCGACAGAGACCGACTGTTGGGTGTATTGCGCACCATGAATAAGAGGGACGACGAGCAGATCGACACTCCTACGGCACGCGAGATTGCGATGCGTGCAGGCGCGGTCCGGATCATCTTTCCTTCGCTTCGCAGCGACAGTCATGGAGAGATGCTCGAGATACGGATTGAACAGCCGGACCAGTCTCCGCATCGAGCCCGGAGTGCTTGGAGCCGCAGTTTTCCATGGTCACCCTCCGTAGTTGGGGAGAAAATCAGTCCCGGGGTGCTCGAAGCGGTTCGCTCGGCTGGCGATTGGATTCGAGCGAAATCAGGAGAGTCGTCCGAAGATATTGCGCGTCTCGATGTGCCGCCGGAGGATGCCACCACTTCTGATTGGGCTGCGTTGGAGGAGTACACGCGCGCAGACCGGGCTTTGGATGCTCGACAACGAGAGGATGGAATCCACGCGCTGGAGCGAGCGACAAAGATCGACCCGCATTTCGCGCTGGCCTTTGCGCGACTAGGTGATCAACGAATTGCAGCCGGCCAACTTACCGAAGGCCTTGCTGCTTATAGCCAAGCTATTAGCACGACAGATCGGGAACGTTTGACGCGGCGAGAAATGGATCGGGTGCGTGGCATGTATGCGCTGGATACCCTTGATCACCTCGCGGCAGAAGAGCAGTTCCGAGATCTAACGGCCTTTTATCCGAACGATTGGCGCGCGTGGTTCTATCGCGAAGGTCCCCTGTTAAGGCTGGGTCGGACCGCCGAAGCAATCGATTGCATGAAGAGAGCATGGGCACTCCGTCCGGGTGACGCATCCATCGCCTTTCATCTCGGATTCGACATGCTAATCGCTGGGGATGCAAATCAGGCACGAATCTGGGCCAAGGCCATGCAGAAGAGTGAGAGCAACCTTCTGTCGCATCAACTCCTAGGGCAAATCGACGCGATCGAAGGCAACGAGCTAGGCGCACGAACGCACTTTGCCGCGGTACGTCAGCTCGGAGGTGCGGAACAAACTTATTGGAGCACGCTTCTGTTGAGCCATCTCGAGGCTGAACATGGCAGATTTGGTTTAGCCGCGGAAGTACTCACGAAAGGTGAAAGCGAGATGTTGGGGGGGGACGGGGGCAATAGAGCTCGGCTTCAATTGCAGCGCGCGGCCTTGGTCTGCATGCATACAGAGGGACACGGGTGTGTATCAGACTTGGCCAAAGCACTGGGGCAGGATCATTCGCCGGAACCGCTCCGGATCGCGAGCATCGCTTTGGCTCAATACGGCACTCGCTCAGCAGGTGCGGACGTGACTGCAGCCGAAAGGCTGCTGCGCAGAATGCGTCGCGATCTCCCGCTCGACCAACCTGGCCCTTTATTCGTCATGGCACGGCTGCAGATAGATGGCACTCTCGCTCTACTAAAACACCACTGCGCGATAGCGCTCGATGATTTTCGCAATGAGGACAGAATGGGCGATGTGCTGGAGTCTCGAGTTTATCGCGGCCAAGCAGCGGAAGCATGTGCCACATGGGAGAAGGATCCGGTGCGTGCCGCCTCTTTCCGAAAGGAAGCAGCAGAGAGTTATGCACGCGTTGCGTTTCATCCGACGTCGGTATGGTTCCATGCAAGTCTGTTGCCGCCCGGTGCATATACAGACCAATTAGAGCGTTGGATAAAGCTCGCGTCTGATGGCGATCGGCGCAAAGCCGAGGCACGAACTAGACTGGCAACTTTCCGACCCCGTTAA
- a CDS encoding ECF-type sigma factor, protein MDSGQSEITQVLRCLSKGDDRAHERLMPLVYVELRRIAAAHMRRERADNSLQPTALVHEAYLKLVGMERIHYSDRAHFFAVSSRLMRQILLDKARRDRADKRDRGLTLILADDDMLAAKQRPVDLIALDDALLDLVKLDERKAKIVEMRFFGGLSEEEIGCVLQISSRTVKRDWRAARAWLYNALAHS, encoded by the coding sequence ATGGACAGCGGGCAGTCGGAAATCACTCAAGTGCTTCGTTGTCTGTCGAAGGGGGATGACCGTGCTCACGAGCGGCTCATGCCGCTCGTTTATGTGGAACTACGCCGAATCGCAGCAGCCCACATGCGGCGGGAACGGGCCGATAATTCTTTGCAGCCGACCGCCCTGGTACATGAGGCGTACCTCAAGCTCGTGGGGATGGAACGGATCCACTACAGCGACCGAGCTCATTTCTTCGCGGTGTCTTCACGGTTAATGCGGCAAATTTTGCTCGATAAGGCACGGCGCGACCGTGCAGACAAACGCGACCGAGGTCTCACACTGATCTTGGCTGACGACGACATGTTGGCTGCGAAGCAACGCCCGGTTGATTTGATCGCGCTCGACGATGCCTTGCTCGACCTTGTGAAATTGGACGAGCGAAAGGCGAAGATCGTCGAGATGCGCTTTTTCGGTGGCCTTTCTGAGGAAGAAATAGGGTGCGTACTCCAGATTTCTTCCCGCACAGTGAAGCGTGATTGGAGAGCGGCACGCGCGTGGCTTTATAACGCGTTGGCCCATTCATAG
- a CDS encoding RHS repeat protein has translation MKRICVAVFMLLFYSCPVLSNAQMAATTDTGPLPFHAYSGGKFDHVQMQNGSLFFSIPILSFPQLGKAELTFSLTGHSSSASPSEVCDAWGCVHAYGGEDSVLVDDSQWGEYYTGNLRIQHDQAVSLGSKLVESQVGNSVYDIRKHWSLREGSGLTHQLGYDSTDYSLLHATDGSGWTVKLPIANSPSAVFAAPSGADIYAYDGDGRKYTLNIGVSTVQDSNGNAISAVPDLSHGSLYANGFLSLTDSINRPIPLINNASRGGSTSIATCPDLGISDQPLTASYLWNVPGPNGGTQTYQLCYATLNLATNYWGYGGTTTDTFSVYDENGTFIGTGVDRWIESTAATTVLQSVLLPDHHLKSGYSSFWGFIYDSPAAGSADTYGDIVEIRTPEGGSLHYDYTLTTACGPSVPSPSAAPMYPRVRSVAKRVASSGSGPSISTTYSYSPTQTTETTAGNDTVHMFTLDNPPNYCGANETETKFFQGSSTATTPEVLKDVSTTYLSVPSPQDIVPFASPAPFVNVRPYQVITQVTGQDTNTTLYSYESLFTDVDPIWNGSSGYTQASQQPTIYFTRPKTINDGLKTESMPFYWVGHPTYKAANLLNLPASDEILDGTSARQAYKSFGYDESNGSPSGALGNLTSTSYWVGAGRPTISNGSVYDSTGQVIQSIDAMGVVTHVDSTGCYGLFPASITAAFDTPLARTSTESHDCVTGAILGRNDVNGVVTAIDRSDPLGRVTKIRTAVNRADESHSAYSYPQRVQVSVAQDKNAVDDGVLTSSQIYDGFGRLSVQVSPGNIATNTSYDNEGNVASISNPNAPGSGLADQHTTFLYDALGRRTVQCNQDNGTGTTCSPSLSYKRWTYSGNQVTVRDEDGNQTVQTFDSLGRLVQVNEASGGSAASYTYNVLGNLTDVVQTDPSTSSVRTRHFTYDGLSRLLTSSNPETGPVCYGQWSGSDCVNGYDANGNLLAKTDARGVVVSNSYDALNRITSHKVYGGGTATSSSCYIYDFLPGVTNGIGHLLGEWTQSADCPSTPAAIPSSGVLTSRQITSYDSLGRIKGEIRCALGHCNTSTPQSYVYDLAGNLGSYNDGRGVSSFLQSFDTSGRLQAVQSSNGNVQSSILNILQYDPVGWSKAVLGNTMTQERTFDNRMRLLTNTVKAGVQ, from the coding sequence ATGAAACGAATTTGTGTTGCTGTTTTTATGTTGCTCTTTTACTCATGCCCGGTTCTCAGCAATGCACAAATGGCTGCAACTACAGATACGGGGCCTCTACCGTTTCACGCGTATTCGGGAGGGAAGTTCGACCATGTTCAGATGCAGAATGGTAGCCTTTTCTTCAGTATCCCTATACTCTCATTCCCGCAGTTAGGAAAAGCCGAGCTTACGTTCTCGCTAACGGGACATTCATCTTCCGCTTCGCCATCTGAAGTGTGTGACGCTTGGGGATGCGTACATGCGTATGGAGGCGAAGATTCTGTTCTGGTCGACGATTCCCAGTGGGGAGAGTACTACACGGGAAATTTGAGGATTCAACATGATCAAGCTGTCTCACTGGGGAGTAAGCTGGTCGAATCTCAAGTTGGCAATAGTGTCTACGACATACGCAAACATTGGTCCTTGCGGGAGGGGTCAGGGTTAACCCATCAACTGGGCTATGATTCGACGGATTACTCGCTGCTACATGCCACTGATGGTTCTGGCTGGACGGTCAAGCTCCCCATCGCTAATTCTCCGTCCGCCGTATTCGCTGCCCCTTCTGGTGCTGACATCTATGCCTACGACGGGGATGGCAGGAAATACACACTGAATATTGGCGTCTCAACGGTGCAGGATTCCAATGGAAACGCAATTTCGGCTGTTCCTGACCTTTCGCATGGTTCCCTCTATGCAAACGGGTTTTTGTCGCTGACTGATTCAATTAACCGCCCAATTCCTCTAATCAATAACGCCTCGCGCGGTGGCTCAACAAGCATCGCAACCTGTCCCGATCTTGGAATATCGGATCAACCTTTAACGGCGAGTTACCTGTGGAACGTGCCAGGACCGAACGGAGGCACTCAAACTTATCAGCTCTGTTACGCAACTCTTAATCTCGCGACAAACTATTGGGGGTATGGTGGGACAACTACCGACACATTCTCCGTCTACGATGAGAATGGAACCTTCATAGGAACCGGCGTCGATAGATGGATTGAATCAACCGCCGCCACTACCGTATTGCAATCTGTGTTGTTACCGGACCACCATCTAAAGAGCGGTTACTCATCGTTTTGGGGCTTCATATATGATTCACCGGCCGCGGGCTCCGCGGACACTTATGGTGATATCGTCGAGATCCGAACTCCAGAAGGCGGCAGTCTTCACTATGACTACACTCTGACAACGGCTTGCGGTCCCTCGGTTCCCTCTCCGTCTGCAGCTCCGATGTATCCTCGGGTCCGCAGCGTTGCAAAGCGAGTCGCCTCGTCAGGGAGTGGTCCCTCTATTTCAACAACCTATTCGTACAGCCCCACTCAAACAACCGAAACCACTGCTGGTAACGATACAGTCCACATGTTCACTCTGGACAATCCACCCAACTACTGCGGCGCCAACGAAACGGAGACGAAGTTTTTCCAAGGTAGCTCAACTGCAACGACTCCAGAGGTTCTCAAAGACGTCTCGACGACCTATCTGAGCGTACCCAGTCCACAGGACATTGTCCCTTTTGCATCGCCTGCTCCGTTCGTTAATGTTCGACCTTATCAAGTGATTACTCAGGTCACGGGGCAGGACACAAATACTACGCTGTATTCTTACGAATCGTTATTTACCGATGTCGATCCGATTTGGAATGGAAGCAGCGGTTACACTCAGGCGTCGCAACAGCCTACGATCTACTTCACGAGACCCAAGACGATCAACGATGGTCTAAAGACGGAGAGCATGCCTTTTTATTGGGTGGGTCACCCCACCTATAAGGCAGCTAACCTTCTGAATCTCCCCGCTTCCGACGAAATTCTTGATGGGACGTCCGCCAGGCAGGCCTACAAGTCCTTTGGATATGACGAGAGCAATGGAAGCCCATCTGGCGCTCTTGGAAATTTGACATCGACGTCGTATTGGGTTGGAGCAGGACGTCCGACGATTTCAAATGGCTCGGTTTATGACTCAACAGGTCAAGTTATCCAGAGCATTGATGCTATGGGCGTTGTGACCCATGTAGACAGCACCGGATGCTATGGACTATTTCCTGCGTCAATCACTGCGGCGTTCGACACTCCTCTTGCAAGAACAAGCACTGAGAGTCATGACTGCGTGACCGGGGCGATTCTCGGTAGAAATGATGTAAACGGTGTAGTCACTGCAATCGATCGCAGCGATCCCCTTGGCCGTGTCACGAAAATCCGGACTGCGGTTAATAGGGCGGACGAAAGCCATAGTGCATATTCCTATCCTCAGAGGGTGCAAGTGAGCGTTGCTCAGGATAAGAATGCTGTGGACGACGGAGTCTTGACGAGTTCGCAAATATACGATGGCTTCGGTCGTTTGAGTGTCCAGGTTTCGCCCGGGAATATTGCAACAAACACGAGCTATGACAACGAAGGCAATGTTGCTTCAATCTCTAATCCGAACGCTCCTGGTTCAGGACTCGCAGATCAGCACACAACCTTTCTCTATGACGCTCTTGGTCGTAGAACCGTGCAATGCAATCAGGATAATGGAACTGGTACGACTTGCAGTCCATCTTTGAGTTATAAGCGATGGACCTATTCGGGAAATCAGGTCACTGTCCGGGATGAGGACGGAAACCAGACGGTTCAGACATTCGATAGTCTCGGCAGGCTTGTTCAAGTCAACGAGGCCTCAGGGGGAAGCGCCGCAAGCTATACCTACAACGTACTTGGTAACCTGACGGATGTAGTACAAACAGATCCATCAACCTCCTCGGTTCGTACCCGCCACTTTACCTACGATGGGTTATCTCGGCTACTCACCTCATCCAATCCCGAGACGGGACCTGTTTGTTACGGTCAATGGTCGGGCAGCGACTGTGTAAACGGCTATGACGCGAACGGCAATCTCCTTGCGAAGACGGATGCTCGCGGAGTGGTGGTCAGTAATTCGTATGACGCCTTGAATCGTATAACGAGCCATAAGGTCTATGGCGGCGGAACTGCGACATCGTCTTCCTGCTATATCTATGACTTTCTGCCAGGTGTAACAAATGGGATCGGTCATCTCCTGGGGGAGTGGACTCAGTCCGCAGATTGCCCTTCTACACCGGCCGCAATTCCGTCAAGCGGGGTGCTCACGTCCAGGCAGATTACTTCCTACGACTCACTGGGACGGATCAAGGGCGAGATTCGTTGTGCTCTCGGTCATTGCAATACGTCGACGCCTCAAAGCTATGTTTACGACCTGGCTGGTAATCTCGGCTCGTACAACGACGGCCGTGGAGTGTCTTCCTTCCTCCAGTCGTTTGATACTTCGGGCAGACTTCAGGCCGTCCAGAGTTCAAACGGAAATGTGCAGTCTTCGATCCTAAATATCCTGCAATACGATCCCGTAGGTTGGAGCAAAGCCGTCCTCGGCAACACGATGACACAAGAGCGCACATTTGATAACCGGATGCGGCTGCTTACGAACACGGTGAAGGCGGGTGTCCAGTGA
- a CDS encoding cytochrome P450: protein MTTSTLIPAVSRMRSLADSRAMANNPTQVLTKYSEEFGDTFRFYLGGIKEAIVTTDPAVIEHVLKVNAGNYRKSEIQVKRMGHFLGKGLLTTEGEAWKTQRRLIQKGFDRKQLDALSVIMQDSLAESLREFDTQIDNGPVDIYPHLMKITFAMVARSLFGARLKDEDIELVSHTICTVQEFIVKQTLQPYLNPWFEVSGELTKHEEMRKSADAVLMAYIKKRRNEPPALDLLQTLMDARYSDGEGMSDELILSESMQLLVAGHETSSNGLSWLLYLLSSRPDCLEQVRREFDDVLGDSPLSHADVPKFPFTTQVIQEALRLYPPFWMVDREAIADDRIGDIAIPAGSMVIVHVYGAHHAPKHWAAPESFDTDRFIKGKEKLRAPFTYLPFGGGPRGCIGNNYAMLQMLMILSDLLRRYDFQVSPGQTIEAQAMVILRPKNGIRMTFTKISPDSSQQLGIL, encoded by the coding sequence ATGACCACGTCCACGCTCATTCCGGCAGTTTCGCGTATGCGTTCGCTCGCGGACTCGCGCGCCATGGCCAACAATCCTACGCAGGTTCTAACGAAGTACAGCGAAGAGTTCGGCGATACCTTTCGCTTCTATCTCGGCGGCATCAAGGAAGCGATTGTCACGACCGATCCAGCCGTGATCGAGCACGTCCTGAAGGTCAACGCCGGGAACTATCGCAAGTCAGAGATTCAGGTGAAGCGGATGGGGCACTTCCTTGGTAAGGGTCTGCTCACGACCGAAGGTGAAGCATGGAAGACGCAGCGCCGCCTCATCCAGAAGGGCTTTGACCGCAAGCAGCTTGATGCGCTATCCGTCATCATGCAGGACTCGCTGGCTGAATCCCTGCGAGAGTTCGACACGCAGATCGACAACGGTCCCGTCGATATCTATCCACACCTGATGAAGATTACCTTTGCGATGGTCGCTCGTTCGCTCTTCGGAGCACGCCTCAAGGACGAGGACATCGAACTCGTCAGCCACACCATCTGCACGGTGCAGGAATTCATCGTGAAGCAGACGCTTCAGCCGTATCTGAACCCGTGGTTCGAAGTGTCTGGCGAACTGACGAAGCATGAAGAGATGCGCAAGAGCGCTGATGCGGTCCTGATGGCGTACATCAAGAAGCGGCGCAACGAACCGCCCGCGCTGGACCTGCTGCAGACCCTGATGGATGCGCGCTACTCCGACGGTGAGGGTATGAGCGATGAGCTCATCCTGAGCGAGAGCATGCAGTTGCTTGTTGCGGGACATGAGACCTCATCCAATGGGCTCTCATGGCTGCTTTACCTCCTGAGCTCGCGGCCAGATTGCCTGGAACAAGTTCGACGGGAGTTTGATGACGTGCTAGGCGACTCTCCTTTGAGTCACGCCGACGTCCCTAAGTTCCCATTCACAACACAGGTCATCCAGGAAGCACTTCGTCTCTACCCGCCGTTCTGGATGGTCGACCGCGAGGCGATCGCAGACGACCGCATCGGCGACATAGCAATCCCAGCTGGTTCAATGGTCATTGTGCATGTTTACGGCGCTCACCACGCGCCAAAGCACTGGGCAGCCCCTGAGTCATTTGATACGGACCGCTTCATCAAAGGAAAAGAAAAGCTGCGTGCGCCCTTTACCTACCTGCCGTTCGGAGGTGGGCCTCGAGGCTGTATCGGCAACAACTACGCGATGCTGCAGATGCTCATGATCCTGAGCGACTTGCTAAGGCGCTATGATTTTCAAGTTTCACCGGGACAAACGATCGAAGCTCAGGCGATGGTCATTCTGCGGCCGAAGAATGGCATCCGTATGACCTTCACGAAGATATCCCCCGATTCCAGCCAGCAGCTAGGAATTCTCTAA